The proteins below come from a single Mesobacillus jeotgali genomic window:
- a CDS encoding YihY/virulence factor BrkB family protein, with translation MKEKLKHYGKSLLGELKKDRATGLAAQQAYYYMLALFPLLILLIAIVPYLNIDPQKAINVVNTLLPSQSAELLRDNVVQLVSERNGGLLTFGIIGTLWSASSGMNAFIKAMNIAFDVKETRSFIKARLVSIMLTFGLILAFVVALLLPVFGKVILDTVESIVQIPEPLDIVFNIVRWVVAIVVMAGVLAGLYRVAPNKHYPFKHVIPGAIFATIVWQLISLGFSFYVSNFGNYSATYGSIGGVIVLMLWLFLTGLALVLGGEINAIYHRDKTGEEPVEEHAASVNS, from the coding sequence TTGAAAGAGAAACTTAAGCACTATGGCAAAAGCCTGCTGGGGGAATTGAAAAAAGACCGGGCAACGGGTTTGGCTGCTCAACAGGCGTATTATTACATGCTAGCGCTGTTCCCATTGCTGATCCTGTTGATAGCGATTGTTCCTTACTTGAATATCGATCCCCAGAAAGCTATAAATGTTGTAAATACATTATTGCCCTCGCAATCAGCCGAATTATTAAGAGATAATGTTGTCCAACTGGTAAGCGAACGAAACGGTGGCCTGCTTACTTTTGGTATCATAGGTACGTTATGGTCAGCATCGAGCGGCATGAATGCATTCATAAAAGCAATGAATATTGCGTTTGATGTAAAGGAAACGAGGTCATTCATTAAAGCAAGGCTTGTTTCGATTATGCTGACGTTCGGTTTGATCCTGGCGTTTGTAGTGGCGCTGCTCTTGCCGGTATTCGGTAAAGTGATTTTGGATACAGTAGAATCGATCGTCCAGATCCCAGAGCCTTTAGATATTGTGTTCAACATTGTAAGATGGGTTGTCGCGATTGTGGTTATGGCCGGAGTTTTGGCAGGCTTATATCGAGTAGCTCCAAATAAACATTATCCATTCAAGCATGTAATTCCAGGTGCGATATTCGCGACAATTGTTTGGCAGCTGATTTCATTGGGATTTTCTTTTTACGTTAGCAATTTCGGAAACTATTCAGCCACATATGGAAGCATCGGCGGGGTAATCGTCTTGATGCTCTGGCTGTTCCTGACAGGGCTTGCCCTTGTGCTTGGAGGAGAAATCAATGCGATTTACCACAGGGACAAGACAGGTGAAGAGCCAGTCGAAGAGCATGCAGCTTCAGTAAATAGTTAA
- the fdhF gene encoding formate dehydrogenase subunit alpha: protein MSLISQVKTVCGYCGTGCGLILDVENNKIVKIRGDKDAPVNKGQTCIKGAFAYQYVHAPKRLNTPMIRKAGELVKATWEEAYDYIAGRLTGIKADFGPEAISMFACARTTNESNYVTQKFMRTAIGSNNIDGCNRTUHAPSVAGLATVFGSGFPTNTLEDIDDAEVLLLMGSNTTEAHPIIGNRMKKAAKGGLKIIVIDPRRIDMVKSAHKHLQINVGTDIALINGMIRIIIKEKLYDQGFIGRHTEDFDVLLSKVERYTPEYSAEITGLAPTDIIEVAHLYAKASRSMIAYTLGITEHHCGVNNVFDIANLALLTGQIGKKGSGIMPLRGQNNVQGAGDMGCLPNQLTGAVSLLDDEYRDRFEKLWNIKISKKVGDTQTRTFDKIDTGEIKALYCIGENPLVADVHMNHTRSLLEKLDLLIVQDIFMTETAEMADVVLPAKSWGEVDGTYTNTDRRVQRVRTAVTAQSGVKEDWEILCELSTKMGYPMSYQSSEEIWNEVRELAWEMYGGISYERLEKEYGIHYPCPDEAHPGTKVLHERFHGESENKKRSSFVPVEFTPPLEQPDEHFPFTLTTGRRYESYNTHTQTRHYAAGVKIKQTEETLDIHPEDALRLHINDGDLVRVSSRRGTLDVKAKITAQVVPGLVFMSFHWSEVPTNVLTLNEYDPISGTAEFKACAVKIETIA, encoded by the coding sequence TGGAACAGGATGCGGTTTAATATTGGATGTAGAAAATAATAAAATAGTGAAAATCAGAGGCGATAAAGACGCACCTGTAAATAAAGGACAAACATGTATAAAAGGAGCTTTTGCCTATCAATATGTACATGCTCCGAAAAGATTGAATACACCTATGATCCGGAAAGCAGGAGAGCTGGTAAAGGCTACCTGGGAGGAAGCGTATGATTACATAGCAGGCCGATTGACAGGAATTAAGGCGGATTTTGGTCCCGAGGCGATTTCGATGTTTGCTTGCGCACGGACTACCAATGAATCGAACTACGTTACCCAGAAGTTTATGAGGACTGCAATCGGAAGCAACAATATTGATGGCTGTAACCGAACCTGACACGCTCCTAGTGTTGCCGGTCTGGCGACTGTTTTTGGAAGCGGTTTCCCAACAAACACATTGGAAGATATAGATGATGCCGAAGTGCTTTTACTTATGGGTTCCAATACGACTGAAGCACATCCGATCATAGGAAATAGAATGAAAAAAGCTGCCAAGGGCGGTCTTAAGATCATCGTCATTGACCCAAGAAGAATCGATATGGTCAAGTCAGCACATAAACATCTGCAAATTAACGTTGGAACAGATATTGCGCTGATCAACGGGATGATCCGGATTATTATAAAAGAAAAGCTGTATGACCAAGGATTCATTGGCAGGCATACTGAGGATTTTGATGTATTGCTGTCAAAGGTTGAACGCTATACACCAGAATATTCAGCAGAAATCACCGGGTTAGCGCCAACAGATATCATTGAGGTTGCTCACCTGTATGCAAAGGCCAGCAGGTCGATGATTGCATACACACTCGGCATTACCGAACATCACTGTGGAGTGAATAATGTGTTTGATATTGCGAACCTTGCTTTACTGACTGGCCAGATTGGCAAAAAAGGTTCAGGCATCATGCCTTTAAGGGGTCAGAATAATGTCCAGGGAGCGGGGGACATGGGATGCCTGCCGAACCAGCTTACTGGTGCTGTCAGCCTATTGGATGACGAATATCGTGACCGTTTCGAGAAATTATGGAATATTAAAATCAGCAAAAAAGTTGGTGACACCCAGACGAGGACCTTCGATAAGATTGATACAGGTGAAATTAAAGCCTTGTATTGTATAGGAGAAAATCCGTTGGTCGCAGACGTTCATATGAACCATACCAGAAGTCTATTGGAAAAACTCGATTTACTCATCGTCCAGGATATTTTTATGACAGAAACGGCCGAGATGGCAGATGTCGTACTGCCTGCCAAGTCATGGGGCGAAGTTGACGGGACATACACCAATACAGACAGGAGAGTCCAGCGTGTACGCACTGCGGTCACTGCCCAGTCTGGAGTGAAAGAAGACTGGGAGATATTGTGTGAACTTTCGACGAAAATGGGTTACCCGATGAGTTATCAATCAAGCGAAGAAATTTGGAATGAAGTGAGGGAACTTGCTTGGGAGATGTATGGGGGCATATCATATGAACGTCTTGAAAAAGAGTATGGAATCCACTACCCTTGTCCTGATGAGGCTCATCCAGGCACGAAAGTCCTTCACGAAAGGTTCCATGGTGAAAGTGAAAATAAAAAACGATCCAGTTTTGTACCAGTTGAATTCACACCGCCTTTAGAACAGCCAGATGAGCACTTTCCTTTTACCCTGACAACGGGCAGACGGTATGAGTCCTACAATACTCATACACAAACACGGCACTACGCAGCAGGGGTGAAAATTAAACAGACAGAGGAAACCCTGGATATTCATCCTGAAGATGCACTTCGCCTCCATATCAATGATGGAGATCTCGTCAGGGTGAGTTCACGACGAGGTACGCTTGACGTAAAAGCAAAAATAACTGCTCAGGTTGTTCCTGGACTCGTGTTCATGAGTTTCCACTGGTCCGAGGTTCCGACAAATGTACTTACCCTGAATGAATATGACCCAATTTCAGGGACAGCAGAATTCAAGGCTTGTGCCGTGAAAATTGAAACAATCGCATAG
- a CDS encoding 3D domain-containing protein, with protein sequence MKKSLLSLVAAAAISGAAGTQAQAEEIVVHKGDTLWGISKEYGVTVDSLKKWNNLTSNVIHPNDLLEVSPIKHAQVRKGDTLWSIAKAYGVTVNDLKGWNKLSSDLIHPGMSLAVYTNMPAEMKVEKTAKPAATPAATPAAAPANQVTAQPAAAKPAAATNQITVEATAYTANCTGCSGITKTGVNLKTNPNAKVIAVDPTVIPLGSKVYVEGYGYATAEDIGGAIKGNRIDVFIPTQSGALQWGRKQVKLTILD encoded by the coding sequence ATGAAAAAGTCATTATTATCTTTGGTTGCAGCAGCGGCAATTTCTGGAGCTGCCGGCACACAAGCACAGGCAGAGGAAATCGTCGTACATAAGGGGGATACACTTTGGGGTATTTCGAAGGAATACGGCGTAACAGTAGATTCACTAAAAAAATGGAATAACTTAACGAGTAATGTCATTCATCCAAATGACTTGCTAGAAGTTTCTCCTATTAAGCATGCACAAGTAAGAAAAGGAGATACACTTTGGAGTATTGCCAAAGCTTATGGTGTAACAGTAAATGATCTAAAAGGTTGGAATAAATTATCATCAGACCTTATTCATCCGGGGATGAGCCTGGCAGTTTATACAAATATGCCAGCTGAGATGAAGGTGGAGAAAACTGCAAAACCAGCAGCAACTCCAGCAGCAACACCAGCAGCAGCGCCTGCTAATCAAGTAACAGCACAACCAGCTGCAGCAAAGCCAGCAGCAGCGACAAACCAGATTACCGTTGAAGCAACGGCTTATACAGCAAATTGTACAGGATGCTCTGGAATTACAAAGACAGGTGTGAACCTGAAAACTAATCCAAATGCAAAAGTCATTGCTGTCGATCCAACTGTTATTCCTCTTGGATCTAAGGTATATGTTGAAGGCTATGGCTATGCCACTGCCGAAGATATTGGCGGAGCCATCAAAGGAAACCGCATTGATGTATTTATCCCTACTCAAAGCGGGGCCCTTCAATGGGGAAGAAAGCAAGTGAAATTGACGATTTTGGACTAA
- a CDS encoding TraR/DksA C4-type zinc finger protein, producing MKKNLESHLDANDHFDLRSGHAHESTGELSSYDNHPGDEGTELYEREKDIALNDHVEYQIQSIDKAIQAIEKGSYGKCEACGREIPYERLQAVPETTFCIEHTPERTVSHNRPIEEGVLMPPFGKFDLDNKDENVSYDAEDSWQEVSSWGTSETPSDFMTPQNHYNDVYIESEENVGYVEDFENFVGNDISGKEITVYPNKQHEKYENELDEEGIMTSFGDLPPYEHDPYVEDDK from the coding sequence ATAAAAAAAAATCTCGAATCCCACCTTGACGCAAATGACCATTTTGATCTAAGAAGTGGACATGCCCATGAGTCTACAGGAGAGCTTTCGAGCTATGATAACCATCCAGGGGATGAAGGAACTGAGTTATATGAACGGGAGAAAGATATTGCACTGAATGATCATGTAGAATATCAAATCCAGAGTATAGATAAAGCCATACAGGCCATTGAGAAAGGAAGTTATGGAAAGTGTGAGGCTTGCGGGCGAGAGATTCCATATGAGCGACTTCAAGCCGTACCAGAAACGACCTTTTGTATTGAACACACCCCTGAACGCACCGTTTCCCATAATCGACCTATAGAAGAAGGGGTGCTGATGCCGCCTTTCGGAAAATTTGATCTGGATAACAAGGATGAAAATGTCTCTTATGACGCAGAAGATTCTTGGCAAGAGGTTTCGAGCTGGGGAACTTCAGAAACTCCATCTGATTTTATGACGCCACAGAATCATTATAACGACGTCTATATTGAGTCAGAAGAGAATGTAGGTTATGTTGAGGATTTCGAGAATTTTGTAGGCAACGATATCTCCGGCAAGGAAATCACCGTTTACCCAAATAAACAGCATGAGAAATACGAAAATGAGCTGGATGAAGAGGGGATTATGACCTCCTTTGGCGACCTTCCCCCTTACGAACACGACCCATACGTAGAGGACGATAAGTAA
- a CDS encoding energy-coupling factor transporter transmembrane component T family protein, with amino-acid sequence MLLNEMNPSIKALSILVSILLLSIFFDPVTPLLSLVLTIVITFSFAQVSFKKWILLFSPFLFMAIVYVWSSLLFPRVDPGDSIIWEWRFITITAEGFQRSISLGLRVLSFASLSLLFALTTNPINFLLSLMQQCRLSPKIAYSIMAGYQFLPLIKDEFSIIRSAHRIRGAGRTITLRDKLKQIKRYAIPLLASGIRKAERTAVAMESKGFTGDRNREFYKVISISKKDWLLLCLLISVVVVSAFTSHQLGYLSLYKGEL; translated from the coding sequence ATGCTGTTAAATGAGATGAACCCTAGCATAAAGGCCCTGAGCATTCTCGTCAGCATCTTGCTGCTTTCGATATTTTTCGATCCAGTCACGCCCTTGTTAAGTCTCGTATTGACCATAGTGATCACATTTAGTTTTGCACAGGTAAGTTTTAAAAAGTGGATCCTGTTATTCTCTCCTTTTCTCTTTATGGCGATTGTCTATGTCTGGTCATCATTATTGTTTCCGAGAGTAGATCCTGGAGACAGTATCATCTGGGAATGGAGGTTCATCACCATTACTGCGGAGGGATTCCAAAGAAGCATATCCCTTGGATTAAGAGTATTGAGTTTCGCTTCCCTTTCACTCTTATTTGCCCTTACGACAAATCCGATTAACTTTTTGCTTAGCTTGATGCAGCAATGCAGGCTTTCTCCCAAGATTGCCTATTCCATCATGGCGGGTTATCAATTTCTCCCCTTAATAAAAGATGAGTTCAGTATTATCAGAAGTGCCCATCGAATTCGAGGAGCAGGCAGAACTATAACTCTCCGGGATAAGCTAAAGCAAATCAAGAGGTATGCAATCCCCCTGCTGGCAAGCGGGATCAGAAAAGCAGAAAGAACAGCTGTTGCAATGGAGTCAAAAGGTTTTACTGGAGATAGAAACCGAGAATTTTATAAAGTAATCTCCATATCTAAAAAGGATTGGTTGTTGTTATGTTTACTGATCAGCGTTGTTGTCGTGAGCGCTTTTACCTCACACCAGCTTGGCTACCTTTCATTGTATAAAGGCGAATTATAA
- a CDS encoding sigma-G-dependent sporulation-specific acid-soluble spore protein CsgA, translating to MEKTQAYLREIISNYTETYPLSKKIYNRLEQGHYPSEGEFVKDLTAEEIEFLNKILPEAIEYAKNEMDDKRAQQLNEVYELLY from the coding sequence ATGGAAAAAACACAGGCTTATCTACGTGAAATCATATCCAATTACACAGAGACATATCCTCTTAGCAAAAAAATCTATAATCGATTAGAACAGGGCCATTACCCGTCTGAAGGTGAATTTGTCAAAGACCTGACTGCCGAAGAAATAGAGTTTTTGAACAAAATTCTCCCTGAAGCCATTGAGTATGCAAAAAATGAAATGGACGATAAACGCGCACAGCAATTAAATGAAGTATACGAGTTACTCTATTGA
- a CDS encoding c-type cytochrome — protein MAGKLARTWGRLKTATAPQPQTESASKEIEFNPPSMEDVPDGPLGESIKYGHELVMETNTVADEYVGNNLSCASCHANGGTVKEEAPMVGLSAVYPEYRPREGEVYTLEDRINGCMIRSMNGKMFPTDSKEMRAMIAYLQYMSEGVPAGADLPWRAPKEPKQYPVPSVEDGEKLYAQSCASCHAADGSGTGTNTGPAVWGENSFNDGAGMSRMTKMAGYVQKNMPKGQGGTLTDQQAIDLAAFILSHDRPEFEGHEGDWPKGGRPADIMDKEKREQVKNGTIDWEAVLSVKN, from the coding sequence TTGGCTGGAAAATTAGCCAGGACCTGGGGCCGGCTGAAAACAGCAACAGCGCCTCAGCCGCAAACTGAGAGTGCAAGCAAAGAAATTGAATTCAACCCGCCAAGCATGGAGGATGTACCCGATGGTCCTCTTGGTGAAAGTATTAAATATGGACATGAGCTAGTCATGGAAACGAATACAGTGGCCGATGAGTACGTAGGCAATAATCTCTCATGTGCAAGCTGCCACGCAAATGGAGGTACAGTGAAAGAAGAAGCCCCGATGGTCGGGCTTTCTGCAGTCTATCCAGAATACAGGCCGCGCGAAGGTGAGGTTTACACTCTGGAAGATCGTATCAATGGATGTATGATTCGAAGCATGAATGGAAAGATGTTCCCGACTGACAGCAAAGAAATGCGCGCGATGATTGCTTATTTGCAATACATGTCAGAAGGGGTCCCTGCTGGAGCAGATCTTCCTTGGAGAGCGCCTAAAGAGCCGAAGCAATATCCAGTCCCTAGTGTTGAGGACGGAGAAAAGCTTTACGCACAATCTTGTGCAAGCTGCCATGCTGCTGATGGATCTGGTACTGGAACAAATACAGGACCTGCCGTATGGGGAGAAAATTCTTTCAACGACGGTGCAGGTATGTCAAGAATGACCAAAATGGCGGGATACGTTCAGAAGAACATGCCTAAAGGACAGGGAGGAACTTTAACTGATCAGCAAGCAATTGATTTGGCAGCATTTATCCTGTCGCATGATCGACCAGAATTCGAAGGGCATGAGGGCGACTGGCCGAAAGGCGGGAGACCTGCAGACATCATGGATAAAGAAAAACGTGAGCAAGTCAAAAACGGTACAATTGATTGGGAAGCAGTACTCTCGGTAAAAAATTAA
- a CDS encoding ferritin-like domain-containing protein, giving the protein MYPYYDHYRQNQKLVSDLLKAINGEYSATQCYAKLAEMAPNEEQRDQINEILNDEKKHLRQFTQIYTTLTGKRPPLQMTEECSDTYLEGIEASFKDEQKTTDFYHEVADEAADPIVKEVFRRAAYDEQNHAVWFLYYLEIEK; this is encoded by the coding sequence ATGTATCCATATTATGACCATTACAGACAGAACCAAAAGCTTGTCAGTGACCTGTTGAAAGCTATAAATGGAGAATACAGTGCAACACAATGTTACGCTAAGCTTGCAGAAATGGCGCCGAATGAGGAGCAGAGGGACCAAATCAATGAAATCCTGAATGATGAAAAAAAGCATTTGCGGCAGTTTACTCAGATTTATACAACACTGACAGGGAAGCGGCCGCCGCTGCAGATGACTGAAGAATGTAGTGACACATATCTAGAAGGAATCGAAGCATCCTTTAAAGATGAACAAAAAACAACTGATTTTTATCATGAAGTAGCAGATGAAGCGGCAGACCCGATCGTAAAAGAGGTTTTCAGGCGTGCAGCTTATGATGAGCAGAACCACGCCGTGTGGTTTTTATATTATTTAGAAATAGAAAAGTAG
- a CDS encoding class I SAM-dependent methyltransferase: protein MGKIFAFSYDKLMGPLEKKWIARVRKKIISGIEGNVLEIGAGTGANFPYYSRENIESVVSLEPNPHMLDQAILRAKETGLPVEFHQGMAEALPFNDGEFDTVVATLVLCSVSEPQKVFQEVRRVCKKGGKIVLFEHVRTESKALAAIQDVLTPAWKRLCDGCHLNRDTGRFMRESGIKVIKEKKYLKGIFVEYEGLNPE, encoded by the coding sequence TTGGGTAAAATTTTTGCTTTTTCTTATGATAAACTCATGGGACCACTTGAGAAGAAATGGATCGCGAGAGTCAGGAAAAAAATTATTTCTGGTATAGAAGGAAATGTCCTTGAAATTGGTGCAGGTACAGGAGCGAATTTTCCTTACTATTCCAGGGAGAATATTGAAAGTGTGGTATCACTGGAGCCCAATCCTCATATGCTTGACCAGGCAATTCTTAGGGCAAAGGAAACAGGATTGCCAGTAGAGTTCCATCAGGGGATGGCAGAGGCGCTTCCATTCAATGATGGCGAGTTTGACACTGTTGTAGCCACGCTTGTTCTTTGTTCCGTAAGTGAGCCTCAAAAGGTTTTTCAGGAAGTGCGTAGAGTGTGTAAAAAAGGCGGGAAAATTGTCCTTTTTGAGCATGTCAGAACAGAATCAAAAGCGCTTGCTGCCATACAGGATGTCCTGACACCCGCGTGGAAACGTCTGTGTGATGGCTGCCACTTAAATCGTGATACTGGTCGCTTTATGAGGGAATCTGGAATCAAAGTGATCAAAGAAAAGAAGTATTTAAAGGGTATTTTTGTTGAGTATGAGGGGCTTAATCCGGAATAA
- a CDS encoding zinc-dependent alcohol dehydrogenase has product MKAVTYQGSKDVQVKNVEAPKIEHEQDMIVKITSTAICGSDLHLYQGNMPLRPGYIIGHEPMGVVEEVGPGVKNLKKGDRVVIPFNVSCGECFYCQNQMESQCDNTNEYKDTGAYFGYTEQYGNHPGGQAEYLKVPYADFTSFVVPESCELEDESLLFLSDVIPTAWWSVEHAGVKKGDTVIVLGSGPIGLMTQKFAWMKGAKRVIAVDHLDYRLLHAKKTNNVEIFDFTQEDDPGKFLQNLTDGGADVVIDCVGMDGKKSVVEKVEQKLKLQGGTLSALEIAHTAVRKFGTVQITGVYGLRYNMFPLGRFFERNITMKMGQAPVIHYMPKLFDMVSNGEFDPTDIITHKIPLEDAAKGYEMFNDRKDDCIKVILKP; this is encoded by the coding sequence ATGAAAGCAGTGACTTACCAAGGTTCAAAGGATGTACAAGTAAAAAATGTAGAAGCTCCAAAAATTGAACATGAACAGGATATGATTGTGAAAATTACCTCCACGGCAATTTGCGGATCAGATCTGCACCTTTATCAGGGCAATATGCCTCTTCGCCCAGGCTACATTATCGGACATGAGCCAATGGGAGTCGTCGAAGAAGTGGGCCCTGGAGTGAAAAATCTGAAAAAGGGAGATCGAGTGGTCATTCCTTTCAACGTTTCATGTGGTGAGTGTTTTTACTGCCAGAATCAGATGGAAAGTCAGTGTGATAACACCAATGAGTACAAGGATACGGGGGCGTATTTCGGATACACCGAACAATACGGCAACCATCCTGGTGGACAGGCAGAATACTTAAAGGTGCCGTATGCTGATTTCACATCATTTGTCGTACCTGAATCATGTGAATTAGAGGATGAGTCACTATTATTCCTGTCCGATGTTATCCCAACTGCATGGTGGAGCGTAGAGCATGCTGGTGTAAAAAAGGGCGATACAGTAATTGTACTTGGCAGCGGGCCGATTGGATTGATGACGCAGAAATTCGCCTGGATGAAAGGGGCGAAACGTGTCATCGCTGTCGATCACCTCGACTACAGACTGCTGCATGCCAAAAAAACCAACAATGTAGAAATCTTTGATTTTACACAGGAAGATGACCCGGGGAAATTCCTGCAAAACTTGACTGATGGCGGAGCGGACGTGGTAATTGATTGTGTGGGAATGGACGGAAAGAAATCTGTCGTGGAAAAAGTGGAACAAAAACTGAAGCTGCAGGGAGGAACACTTTCCGCGCTGGAAATCGCCCATACAGCAGTAAGAAAATTCGGAACTGTGCAAATTACGGGTGTCTATGGCTTAAGATACAATATGTTCCCGCTTGGCCGTTTCTTTGAACGCAATATTACGATGAAGATGGGGCAGGCTCCAGTTATTCATTACATGCCAAAACTATTTGATATGGTCTCAAACGGAGAATTCGACCCAACTGACATCATCACTCACAAGATTCCGCTTGAAGATGCGGCAAAAGGGTATGAGATGTTCAATGATCGAAAAGACGACTGTATCAAGGTAATTTTGAAGCCTTAA